From Humibacter ginsenosidimutans, a single genomic window includes:
- a CDS encoding lamin tail domain-containing protein, with amino-acid sequence MLKKFSGLLALTAGPALVLVGLLAVPSAASAVESTGQIRITEWEYNGSEFAEFTNLDTESIDLAGWSFSDSAAHAGDVDLSSAGIVAPGESFILSEASAADFRSEWGLADTVKVIGGNTQNLGRADAINIYDGTGTLIDSLSYDDQSGNGPRTDKASAWPSSEADLGANKAAEWTLSTVGDAEGSWKSASGYIGSPGVSRFATSSSGGDGGSGGESTAYHSVKINEVTSANDDPYHDAYELVNTSDAAIDVADWKQADSGSTPAALDAPNGTVIPAHGYLVLLSNKGLSSDGDAVKLYLADGTTLVDSVSWGVNDAEPGSWSRCPDASGTWSHTATASWGASNATACAGTIIAPSDPGDGGTQVPCQTEAPSGSGPAIAGGVAWPGSQDWTVADHQCEFVTALSGQDVSGLDIDPATPNVMWAVKNKSHVYRLVKDGDLWVPDTANGWSTGKDIVFPSGSGQPDAEGITVGPDGYLYATTERDNTASKVPLDSVLRYDPNEQGTVLHPTDQWVLTADLADAIDTTGSADSNLGFEGITWVPDSYLTANGFVDQSTHKAYDPADYPGHGTGLYLLALEKNGHLYAYALNGDGSFHRIAAIDTGMPAIAETQWDPDTQRVWAIADNTSAGSTTLMKLDDKGAFVVDVVYNRPTGLPDYNLEGFALAPNSTCVDGVKQVIRSDDGNNDGHSLRAGTIECDLGLGSQGPGTPSTNPTVTATPTTVAAGATITVEAKGLDAGKTLTVVLHSDPVNLGGVTADADGTATLKATIPADTSVGAHTVVVTDASGAAIASTGITVTAAATGSDGGAAAVDPADGALASTGSDTLPWIAVGVPLLLLGTGLMLARRRRAARGDA; translated from the coding sequence GTGCTGAAAAAGTTCTCAGGTCTCCTCGCCCTCACGGCGGGCCCGGCGCTCGTTCTCGTCGGCCTGCTCGCTGTGCCATCGGCCGCCTCGGCCGTCGAGAGCACCGGCCAGATCCGCATCACCGAGTGGGAGTACAACGGCTCGGAGTTCGCCGAGTTCACCAACCTCGACACCGAGTCGATCGACCTGGCGGGGTGGTCCTTCTCCGACAGTGCCGCGCACGCAGGCGATGTCGATCTCAGCTCCGCGGGCATCGTCGCGCCGGGCGAGTCCTTCATCCTGAGCGAGGCATCCGCAGCCGACTTCCGCTCCGAGTGGGGCCTCGCGGACACGGTCAAGGTCATCGGCGGCAACACGCAGAACCTCGGGCGCGCCGACGCGATCAACATCTACGACGGCACAGGCACGCTGATCGACTCACTGAGCTATGACGACCAGTCAGGCAACGGTCCGCGCACCGACAAGGCCAGCGCCTGGCCGTCGAGCGAAGCCGACCTCGGCGCGAACAAGGCCGCCGAGTGGACGCTGTCGACCGTCGGCGACGCCGAGGGGAGTTGGAAATCCGCCTCCGGCTACATCGGATCGCCCGGCGTCAGCCGCTTCGCGACGAGCTCGTCAGGCGGTGACGGCGGCTCGGGCGGCGAGAGCACCGCCTATCACTCGGTGAAGATCAACGAGGTCACCTCCGCCAACGACGACCCGTACCACGACGCCTACGAGCTCGTGAACACGTCGGACGCGGCGATCGACGTCGCCGACTGGAAGCAGGCCGACAGCGGCAGCACGCCGGCGGCTCTGGATGCCCCGAATGGCACGGTCATCCCCGCTCACGGCTATCTCGTACTGCTGTCGAACAAGGGGCTGAGCTCCGACGGCGACGCCGTGAAGCTGTACCTCGCCGACGGCACAACGCTCGTGGACTCGGTGAGCTGGGGCGTCAACGACGCAGAGCCGGGCTCGTGGTCCCGGTGCCCCGACGCGAGCGGAACCTGGAGCCACACGGCGACGGCGAGCTGGGGAGCATCCAACGCGACGGCGTGCGCAGGCACGATCATCGCGCCGAGCGACCCCGGCGACGGCGGAACACAGGTGCCCTGTCAGACCGAGGCGCCCAGCGGCAGCGGGCCCGCGATCGCCGGAGGCGTCGCCTGGCCGGGCTCCCAGGACTGGACGGTCGCCGACCACCAGTGCGAGTTCGTGACGGCGCTTTCGGGCCAGGACGTCTCGGGTCTCGACATCGACCCGGCGACGCCGAACGTCATGTGGGCCGTGAAGAACAAGAGCCACGTCTACCGCCTCGTGAAGGACGGGGACCTGTGGGTGCCCGACACCGCCAATGGCTGGAGCACGGGCAAGGACATCGTGTTCCCGAGCGGGAGCGGCCAGCCGGATGCCGAGGGCATCACGGTCGGCCCAGACGGCTACCTCTACGCGACGACGGAGCGCGACAACACCGCGAGCAAGGTGCCGCTGGACAGCGTGCTGCGCTACGACCCGAACGAGCAGGGAACGGTGCTGCACCCCACCGACCAGTGGGTGCTCACCGCAGACCTCGCCGACGCGATCGACACCACGGGCAGTGCCGACTCGAACCTGGGGTTCGAAGGCATCACCTGGGTGCCCGACAGCTACCTGACGGCGAACGGCTTCGTCGACCAGAGCACGCACAAGGCCTACGACCCGGCCGACTACCCGGGCCACGGCACCGGGCTGTACCTGCTGGCACTGGAGAAGAACGGGCACCTGTACGCGTACGCGCTGAACGGCGACGGAAGCTTCCACCGCATCGCCGCGATCGACACCGGCATGCCGGCCATCGCCGAGACCCAGTGGGACCCCGACACGCAGCGCGTGTGGGCGATCGCCGACAACACGTCAGCTGGCTCCACCACGCTGATGAAGCTCGACGACAAGGGCGCGTTCGTGGTCGACGTGGTCTACAACCGGCCGACCGGACTGCCCGACTACAACCTCGAGGGCTTCGCGCTGGCGCCGAACTCGACGTGCGTCGACGGGGTGAAGCAGGTCATCCGCTCCGACGACGGCAACAATGACGGCCACTCGCTGCGCGCCGGAACGATTGAGTGCGACCTCGGACTCGGCTCGCAGGGGCCGGGAACGCCGTCGACGAACCCGACCGTGACGGCCACGCCGACGACTGTTGCGGCGGGCGCAACGATCACCGTCGAGGCGAAGGGCCTGGATGCGGGCAAGACGCTGACGGTCGTCCTGCACTCCGACCCCGTGAACCTTGGCGGTGTGACGGCGGATGCCGACGGCACGGCGACGCTGAAGGCCACGATTCCCGCAGACACCTCGGTCGGTGCCCACACGGTCGTCGTCACCGACGCGTCGGGCGCCGCGATCGCGAGCACCGGCATCACGGTGACCGCGGCCGCGACCGGCTCAGATGGGGGAGCCGCGGCCGTCGACCCAGCGGACGGCGCGCTCGCCTCGACGGGCTCGGACACGCTGCCGTGGATCGCCGTCGGCGTGCCGCTGCTCCTGCTCGGCACCGGGCTGATGCTGGCTCGTCGTCGGCGAGCCGCTCGCGGGGACGCGTAG
- a CDS encoding arylamine N-acetyltransferase family protein: MTTETSSRPAWVAPYLSKLGIDASDELPAPTLDTLRRLHRAHVERIAFENIDIQRERPQGISPEESIARILAGRGGYCFNLNNAFASLLTVLGYDVTVHRGQINGSLERAKTSPDEYGTHMALTVVIEGERWSIDVGLANSHHEPIPLREGVHVQGPFSFRLEALPEVRPDVWRFFTDPVQTTFHSMDFTLAPAAWEDFIEYHAELSTSPQSGFVQTCELFRRDALGTDFILNDELTRDDASGRSTRVLTSAEEWFAVAERVFQLDLSDIGDGERAALFDRMQRAEEAYRASQRAAADA, from the coding sequence ATGACCACTGAGACCTCCAGCCGCCCGGCCTGGGTTGCGCCCTATCTGAGCAAGCTCGGCATCGACGCCTCGGATGAGCTGCCTGCGCCGACGCTCGACACTCTGCGCCGGCTGCACCGAGCGCACGTCGAGCGCATCGCCTTCGAGAACATCGACATCCAACGCGAACGTCCGCAGGGCATCAGTCCCGAGGAGTCCATCGCCCGCATCCTCGCGGGCAGAGGCGGCTACTGCTTCAACTTGAACAATGCCTTCGCCTCGCTGCTGACCGTGCTCGGGTATGACGTCACGGTTCATCGCGGGCAGATCAACGGCAGTCTCGAGCGTGCGAAGACCTCTCCTGACGAGTACGGCACGCACATGGCGCTGACCGTCGTCATCGAAGGCGAACGGTGGTCGATCGACGTCGGTCTGGCCAACTCGCACCACGAGCCGATCCCGCTTCGAGAGGGTGTGCACGTTCAAGGCCCGTTCAGCTTCCGGCTGGAGGCGCTGCCGGAGGTCCGGCCCGACGTGTGGCGGTTCTTCACCGATCCTGTGCAGACGACGTTCCACAGCATGGACTTCACGCTCGCGCCCGCCGCGTGGGAGGACTTCATCGAGTATCACGCCGAACTCTCGACATCGCCCCAGTCCGGGTTCGTCCAGACCTGCGAACTGTTCCGTCGCGACGCACTCGGCACCGACTTCATCCTCAACGACGAGCTGACCCGCGACGATGCCAGCGGGCGATCGACGCGCGTCCTCACCTCCGCCGAGGAATGGTTCGCCGTCGCGGAGCGCGTGTTCCAGCTCGACCTGTCGGACATCGGCGACGGCGAGCGCGCGGCGCTGTTCGATCGCATGCAGCGCGCGGAGGAGGCCTACCGGGCTTCGCAGCGGGCGGCCGCGGACGCCTGA
- a CDS encoding Rv2578c family radical SAM protein yields the protein MRWSDQEISVEQTDALPGLAKLNNLVRSVRTPEFAGVTFHEVLAKSALNKVPGGGGALPFGWTINPYRGCSHACVYCFARPTHRYLDLNMGTDFDREIVVKVNVAEVLRKELAKASWGRHPVALGTNTDPYQRAEGRYALMPGIIGALADSGTPFSILTKGTLLRRDLDLIADAATRVPVDLAMSIAVYDDELQHSVEPGTPSTKARLETVRAVRERGLDCAVFMMPILPYLTDTRAHLDAALSAAKQAGATSVLYTALHLRQGVKAWFMLWLEREHPELLPKYEAMYGKQAYAPLEYRKWLAARMKPLIAAHGLRRGEEDPVTGGVRSAALSAKRDGDGNRVRFAPTAELGAPAPVMAEERLTLF from the coding sequence ATGCGGTGGAGCGATCAGGAGATCTCGGTCGAGCAGACGGATGCCCTCCCCGGCCTCGCGAAGCTGAACAACCTCGTGCGCTCCGTGCGCACGCCCGAGTTCGCGGGCGTGACCTTTCACGAGGTGCTCGCCAAGTCCGCCCTCAACAAGGTGCCAGGAGGCGGGGGAGCGCTGCCCTTCGGCTGGACCATCAATCCCTACAGGGGCTGCAGCCATGCATGTGTGTACTGCTTCGCGCGCCCCACGCACCGCTACCTCGATCTCAACATGGGCACCGACTTCGACCGCGAGATCGTCGTCAAGGTCAACGTGGCCGAGGTGCTGCGCAAGGAGCTGGCGAAGGCGAGCTGGGGCAGGCATCCCGTCGCGCTCGGCACGAACACCGACCCCTACCAGCGGGCCGAGGGACGATACGCGCTCATGCCGGGCATCATCGGGGCGCTCGCCGACTCGGGAACGCCGTTCAGCATCCTCACCAAGGGCACGCTGCTGCGCCGCGACCTCGACCTCATCGCGGATGCCGCCACCCGTGTTCCCGTCGACCTCGCGATGTCCATCGCGGTCTACGACGACGAACTGCAGCACTCCGTCGAGCCGGGCACTCCGAGCACGAAGGCGCGGCTCGAGACGGTGCGAGCCGTGCGCGAGCGCGGACTCGACTGCGCCGTCTTCATGATGCCGATCCTGCCGTACCTCACCGACACGAGGGCGCACCTGGATGCCGCACTGTCGGCCGCGAAGCAGGCCGGCGCCACGTCGGTGCTCTACACCGCGCTGCACCTGCGGCAGGGCGTCAAGGCCTGGTTCATGCTGTGGCTGGAGCGAGAGCATCCCGAGCTGCTGCCCAAGTATGAGGCGATGTACGGCAAGCAGGCGTACGCGCCTCTGGAGTACCGCAAGTGGCTTGCAGCCAGGATGAAGCCGTTGATCGCCGCGCACGGTCTTCGCCGTGGCGAGGAGGACCCCGTGACCGGCGGCGTGCGCTCGGCTGCGCTGAGCGCCAAGCGGGACGGCGACGGAAACCGCGTGAGATTCGCGCCGACGGCGGAGCTGGGCGCACCCGCTCCGGTGATGGCCGAGGAGCGGCTCACCCTGTTCTGA
- a CDS encoding sensor histidine kinase — MSFGVPAQVARDAGDRAVAMSTQVGALLCLVAALASVLAPGFFAAGGVRWWAAGCLLPMIALMVTVVVTRSATAMAVYIVVGAASTFAYTVALLQQTSSYQNTDLFVVALPIVALMLVGGSARDALQGVLWATAAYAVGALAVFMAAIVTDRQFRFDSISLAAYVMFMGMLLFYGFARGAHRGAHTLILRTFREQRADEVRRSVAAELRTELHDTTLSELAAIASADPGPLSPRLRERLESDIRHWTESAHRPAAAGTVDDSTWAASDLAKAITHARDAGLLVQVTGDRGPYIALPHHARRAVGLAARQCLVNVIKHSGQSSAEVMLSASGGSTSVVVVDAGRGFDVGTLTVEGNDRMGLLHSVIERVERVGGSVSVFSRPGAGTSILMVVPSDGEVSG, encoded by the coding sequence ATGTCTTTCGGGGTGCCGGCCCAGGTGGCGCGCGACGCGGGTGACCGCGCCGTCGCGATGTCGACCCAGGTGGGCGCCCTGCTCTGCCTCGTCGCGGCACTGGCTTCGGTGCTCGCTCCCGGCTTCTTCGCCGCGGGCGGGGTGCGCTGGTGGGCCGCTGGATGCCTGCTGCCCATGATCGCCCTCATGGTCACGGTCGTCGTGACCCGGAGTGCGACGGCGATGGCGGTCTACATCGTGGTGGGCGCTGCATCCACTTTCGCCTACACCGTGGCGTTGCTGCAGCAGACGTCGAGCTACCAGAACACGGATCTGTTCGTCGTGGCGCTGCCGATCGTCGCGCTCATGCTGGTCGGCGGGTCGGCGCGCGACGCCCTGCAGGGTGTGCTCTGGGCCACCGCGGCATACGCGGTCGGCGCGCTCGCGGTGTTCATGGCGGCGATCGTGACGGATCGCCAATTCCGTTTCGACTCGATCTCGCTCGCCGCCTACGTGATGTTCATGGGCATGCTGCTCTTCTACGGTTTCGCCCGCGGTGCCCATCGTGGCGCGCACACGCTGATCCTCCGCACGTTCCGCGAGCAGCGCGCCGATGAGGTTCGGCGGTCGGTGGCGGCAGAGCTGCGCACCGAACTGCACGACACGACGCTGAGCGAGCTGGCCGCGATCGCGTCGGCAGATCCGGGGCCGCTGTCACCGCGGCTGCGCGAGCGGCTCGAGTCGGACATTCGGCACTGGACCGAGTCGGCGCATCGGCCGGCCGCTGCCGGCACCGTCGACGACAGCACATGGGCGGCGTCCGACCTCGCCAAAGCGATCACGCACGCACGCGACGCCGGTCTGCTCGTGCAGGTGACCGGCGACCGTGGTCCCTACATCGCGCTCCCGCATCACGCCCGCCGCGCGGTCGGACTGGCAGCGCGGCAGTGCCTCGTCAACGTCATCAAGCACTCCGGTCAATCGTCGGCGGAGGTGATGCTGTCGGCCTCGGGCGGCAGCACGTCGGTCGTCGTCGTCGACGCCGGGCGAGGGTTCGACGTCGGAACGCTCACCGTGGAGGGCAACGATCGCATGGGATTGCTGCACTCGGTGATCGAGCGTGTCGAGCGCGTCGGTGGATCCGTCTCGGTGTTCTCGCGGCCGGGCGCAGGCACGTCGATCCTCATGGTGGTCCCGTCCGACGGCGAGGTGTCCGGCTGA
- a CDS encoding response regulator, with amino-acid sequence MSPRDMRTPVRVGILDDHEVLLDALSEWIHGHEPLFNLVVAAPTWVELVHSAAFPVDLVLMDLNLSEKVSIEARVRTCRAAGASVIVLTALDTPEERERCLGAGALAFLSKAQPVRDVMAMAKAVMGLTDAVVSDATHLASASRAVTKPRLSDGERMAFLLYVEGSSTIQVAHAMNVQFETAKTYLRRVRDKYGRAGRPTSTRADLVRRAAEDGYLT; translated from the coding sequence TTGTCCCCGCGTGACATGCGCACACCGGTGCGCGTGGGCATCCTCGACGACCATGAGGTGCTGCTGGATGCTCTTTCCGAGTGGATCCACGGGCACGAGCCGCTCTTCAACCTCGTGGTCGCCGCGCCCACCTGGGTCGAGCTGGTGCACTCCGCGGCATTCCCCGTCGACCTCGTGCTGATGGACCTCAACCTGTCGGAGAAGGTCTCCATCGAGGCTCGGGTGCGAACCTGCCGAGCCGCGGGGGCATCCGTGATCGTGCTCACCGCTCTCGACACCCCGGAGGAGCGGGAGCGCTGTCTCGGTGCGGGCGCGCTGGCCTTCCTCTCGAAGGCGCAGCCGGTGCGCGACGTGATGGCGATGGCCAAGGCCGTCATGGGGCTGACGGATGCCGTGGTCTCAGACGCGACGCATCTCGCCTCCGCCTCCCGTGCGGTCACGAAACCGCGGCTGAGCGACGGCGAGAGGATGGCGTTTCTGCTCTATGTGGAGGGCAGCTCGACGATCCAGGTCGCGCACGCCATGAACGTGCAGTTCGAGACCGCGAAGACCTATCTGCGTCGGGTGCGCGACAAGTACGGCAGGGCGGGCCGGCCGACGAGCACCCGCGCCGACCTCGTGCGGCGAGCCGCGGAGGACGGCTACCTCACGTAG
- a CDS encoding thymidine kinase, with protein sequence MAKLYFRFGAMNSGKSTALLQAAYNYEERGHRVLLAKPAIDTKGEAAILSRLGVKRVVDFTIAPDADLYHRFQVQRERTVSRYERDVSCLLVDEAQFLSEAQVDDLLRIAILEDIPVLAYGIRTDFQTVAFPGSRRLLEVAHSLEELKTICRCGRKAIFNARTINGVFVFDGDQVAIEDGDDVVYESLCGACYLQESGGVLNNGRRHWPLGSSAAAYASEPDPDFT encoded by the coding sequence GTGGCGAAACTGTACTTCCGGTTCGGGGCGATGAACAGCGGCAAGAGCACGGCGTTGCTGCAGGCCGCATACAACTACGAGGAGCGCGGCCACCGTGTGCTGCTTGCCAAGCCGGCGATCGACACCAAGGGCGAGGCGGCCATCCTCTCCAGGCTCGGCGTGAAGCGGGTCGTCGACTTCACGATCGCGCCCGACGCGGATCTCTACCACCGGTTCCAGGTGCAGCGCGAGCGCACCGTCTCCCGATACGAGCGCGATGTCAGCTGCCTGCTCGTCGACGAGGCGCAGTTTCTCAGCGAGGCCCAGGTCGACGACCTGCTGCGCATCGCGATTCTGGAGGACATCCCGGTGCTGGCCTACGGCATCCGCACCGACTTCCAGACGGTCGCGTTCCCCGGCAGCAGACGGCTGCTCGAGGTGGCGCACAGCCTCGAAGAGCTGAAGACCATCTGCCGCTGCGGACGCAAGGCCATCTTCAACGCGCGCACCATCAACGGGGTGTTCGTCTTCGACGGGGACCAGGTGGCCATCGAAGACGGTGACGACGTCGTCTACGAGTCGCTGTGCGGCGCGTGCTACCTGCAGGAGAGCGGCGGGGTGCTCAACAACGGACGCCGGCACTGGCCGCTCGGCAGCTCTGCGGCCGCATACGCGAGCGAACCCGATCCCGACTTCACCTGA
- a CDS encoding LLM class flavin-dependent oxidoreductase — translation MRESTRPLSVEREVTELRKVPLNVLDLATREAGASNADAVAGSIRLAQVAESLGFHRFWVAEHHGMPAVASSAPAVLIAGIAARTERIRVGSGGVMLPNHAPLVVAEQFGTLRALYGDRIDLGIGRAPGTDPATASALRRSTDALGAEDFPQQLLDLLGFFSGGFGPNDPMAGLRAVPGLGDEPRVWLLGSSGYSAQVAAALGLPFAFAHHFAGEHTEEALALYREKFQPSAALEAPHAMIAVTVLAADDPDEVHRQSLPAMISFLQMRRGLKPEPVTVEDAVAYEFSRLELDFIAQRTARQAFGTPDVVRDRLASLLASTCADELMLASGAAEADARARSLELTAQLFA, via the coding sequence GTGCGGGAATCCACGCGGCCGCTCAGCGTTGAACGTGAGGTGACCGAACTGCGCAAGGTGCCCCTCAACGTGCTCGACCTCGCCACCCGCGAGGCCGGCGCGAGCAACGCGGATGCCGTCGCCGGCAGCATCCGCCTCGCCCAGGTCGCCGAGTCGCTCGGCTTCCATCGCTTCTGGGTCGCCGAGCATCACGGGATGCCCGCTGTCGCCTCGAGCGCGCCCGCCGTGCTGATCGCGGGCATCGCGGCCCGCACAGAGCGCATCCGTGTCGGCAGCGGGGGAGTGATGCTGCCGAACCACGCGCCGCTCGTCGTCGCCGAGCAGTTCGGCACCCTGCGTGCCCTCTACGGAGACCGGATCGACCTCGGCATCGGCCGCGCGCCTGGCACCGACCCGGCGACGGCGTCCGCCCTTCGTCGCAGCACGGATGCTCTCGGCGCCGAAGACTTTCCCCAGCAGCTTCTCGACCTGCTCGGCTTCTTCAGCGGCGGCTTCGGCCCGAACGACCCGATGGCCGGTCTGCGCGCCGTGCCCGGGCTCGGCGACGAGCCGCGGGTGTGGCTGCTCGGTTCCAGCGGATACAGCGCTCAGGTGGCGGCCGCCCTCGGACTGCCGTTCGCGTTCGCGCATCACTTCGCGGGTGAGCACACGGAAGAGGCGCTCGCGCTCTATCGCGAGAAGTTCCAGCCGAGCGCCGCGCTCGAGGCGCCGCACGCGATGATCGCGGTCACGGTGCTCGCCGCCGACGACCCCGACGAGGTGCACCGCCAGTCGCTGCCCGCGATGATCTCGTTCCTGCAGATGCGGCGGGGCCTCAAGCCGGAGCCCGTGACGGTCGAGGATGCCGTCGCCTACGAGTTCAGCAGGCTCGAGCTCGACTTCATCGCCCAGCGCACCGCCCGGCAGGCGTTCGGCACCCCCGACGTCGTGCGCGACCGCCTCGCATCCCTGCTGGCGTCCACCTGCGCCGACGAGCTCATGCTCGCCTCCGGCGCGGCAGAGGCGGATGCCCGCGCCCGCTCCCTCGAGCTCACCGCGCAACTGTTCGCGTAG
- a CDS encoding LysR family transcriptional regulator, whose product MSVSSDLDALRILRTVVELGSMARAARMLGRSQQAISARMRTLEATAGIRLLVRGIHGTVPTEAGSLVLAWSAELLEAADRMEAGVRSLSATTATRLRLVASQTIAESLLPGWLTRLRRVEESAGMLPTIVDFRVANSAEGTALVRDGRYELGLIETPRLPADVVTQPLGDDELVMVAAPRHPWVFRSDPVTLAEAAETPLVMREPGSGTRDAFADVLAAADPPLSARAEVELGSTAAVRSAIADGVAPGVLSRLAVRDDLVLGRLLMVVLDAPPLLRPLTAIHRAHHRLSDGARRLIEVARDDLSQTSPAQRRHPNDHQNVRDGSSRH is encoded by the coding sequence GTGTCCGTCTCTTCCGATCTCGATGCGCTGCGCATTCTGCGAACCGTCGTGGAACTCGGGAGCATGGCCAGGGCTGCTCGAATGCTCGGCCGGTCGCAGCAGGCGATATCGGCGCGGATGCGCACCCTCGAGGCGACTGCCGGCATTCGGTTGCTGGTGCGTGGCATTCACGGAACGGTCCCGACGGAGGCCGGTTCGCTGGTTCTGGCCTGGTCTGCCGAGCTGCTGGAGGCCGCCGATCGCATGGAGGCCGGGGTACGGTCTCTCTCGGCGACCACTGCCACCCGACTGCGCCTTGTGGCGAGCCAGACGATCGCTGAGAGTCTTCTGCCCGGATGGCTGACGAGGCTGCGTCGCGTGGAGGAGTCGGCGGGCATGCTGCCGACCATCGTGGACTTCCGCGTGGCCAACAGCGCGGAAGGCACCGCCCTCGTTCGTGACGGGCGGTACGAGTTGGGTTTGATCGAGACACCACGGCTGCCCGCAGACGTCGTCACCCAGCCCCTCGGCGACGACGAGCTGGTGATGGTCGCCGCTCCCCGGCATCCCTGGGTGTTCCGATCCGACCCCGTCACCCTGGCGGAGGCTGCGGAAACGCCGCTCGTGATGCGCGAACCCGGCAGCGGCACCCGCGACGCGTTCGCGGATGTCCTGGCCGCCGCCGACCCACCGTTGAGCGCGCGGGCGGAAGTCGAGTTGGGCAGCACGGCCGCGGTGCGCTCCGCCATCGCCGACGGCGTCGCGCCCGGCGTGCTCAGCCGGCTCGCCGTGCGCGATGACCTCGTGCTCGGCCGCCTGCTCATGGTCGTGCTCGACGCCCCGCCGCTGTTGCGGCCGCTCACCGCGATCCATCGCGCCCATCACAGGCTCAGCGACGGCGCCCGACGACTCATCGAGGTTGCGCGCGACGATCTCAGCCAGACGTCTCCGGCCCAGCGCCGACATCCGAACGACCATCAGAATGTTCGTGACGGATCTTCGCGTCACTGA
- a CDS encoding YeiH family protein, whose translation MSSAPAAQPSRGVRALRIIPGLALALALAVISTVIGRFVPLVGSAVPGIVLGVIIGILLKPAVRLKPGIAFASKFVLQLSVVILGTQLSIGEVAHVGLESLPVMLGTLVICLAAAWLFGRMLGVIGDVRTLIGVGTGICGASAIAAVAPVIGAVSADVAYAVSTIFLFNITAVIVFPLVGHALGMTQHAFGLFAGTAVNDTSSVVAAASTYGSAAANYAVVVKLVRTLMIIPISIVLAALVGRGGKARRLVETAEESAHGPAPVRLSPWRVLRLIPWFLVGFVVMALINSTGVIPAAIHPALNSVSIFLIATALSAIGLSTDIAALRRAGARPLLLGALLWITVSVASLALQWATQGGQL comes from the coding sequence GTGTCATCCGCGCCTGCAGCTCAGCCCTCCCGCGGCGTTCGCGCCCTGCGCATCATCCCCGGTCTCGCGCTCGCGCTCGCGCTCGCTGTCATCTCGACGGTCATCGGTCGGTTCGTGCCGCTGGTCGGCAGCGCAGTGCCGGGCATCGTGCTCGGCGTGATCATCGGCATCCTGCTCAAACCGGCAGTGAGACTGAAGCCCGGCATCGCCTTCGCGAGCAAGTTCGTGCTTCAGCTCTCCGTCGTCATTCTCGGTACCCAGCTCTCGATCGGGGAGGTCGCCCACGTCGGTCTCGAGTCGCTTCCCGTGATGCTGGGAACCCTCGTGATCTGCCTTGCCGCGGCATGGCTGTTCGGAAGGATGCTCGGCGTGATCGGCGACGTGCGCACGCTGATCGGGGTCGGAACGGGCATCTGCGGAGCATCCGCGATCGCCGCGGTCGCCCCGGTGATCGGCGCAGTCAGTGCGGATGTCGCCTACGCCGTGTCCACGATCTTCTTGTTCAACATCACCGCAGTGATCGTCTTCCCGCTCGTCGGCCACGCGCTCGGAATGACGCAGCACGCGTTCGGACTGTTCGCGGGCACCGCGGTGAACGACACGTCGTCCGTCGTCGCTGCCGCCTCCACCTACGGATCCGCTGCGGCGAATTACGCGGTCGTGGTCAAGCTCGTGCGTACGCTGATGATCATCCCCATCAGCATCGTCCTCGCCGCTCTGGTCGGCCGCGGCGGCAAGGCACGCCGGCTGGTCGAGACCGCGGAGGAGTCCGCGCACGGACCCGCGCCCGTCCGCCTGTCGCCGTGGCGCGTGCTGCGGCTGATCCCGTGGTTCCTCGTCGGCTTCGTCGTGATGGCCCTCATCAACTCGACGGGTGTCATCCCCGCCGCGATCCATCCGGCGCTCAACTCGGTCTCGATCTTCCTCATCGCCACGGCTCTGTCGGCCATCGGTCTCTCCACCGACATCGCGGCGCTGCGCCGTGCCGGCGCCCGACCCCTGCTGCTCGGCGCGCTGCTCTGGATCACCGTCAGCGTCGCGAGCCTCGCCCTCCAATGGGCGACCCAGGGTGGGCAGCTCTAG